The following are encoded in a window of Ignavibacteriales bacterium genomic DNA:
- a CDS encoding outer membrane protein transport protein has translation MKILFKIIFAIGIILVFSDITIAQNYNDVFRLSESGIVLGARSLGMGNAYTAAGNDLSATMFNPAGLALIKKAELYTGYNYNNYDNSVGFFDKNSQLSNSISKLGQFGVALPMPTIQGSFVLGFGYTQVKDFNGTLGFNAFNSGANSYIQDLTYSPYMADRDIAFKLALSYPLYSNNGTYLRDTTRINGKLNQRGNILQDGSLNAWSFSAAIEVEKDIFIGATINLYSGNFNKNRDYSEEDVNNIYPASVLLDPSEPVSADFKSFTLHDRISWDISGSGFNIGGLMKMNKNLNIAANIKFSKTFTVKETYYVNGTSYFGLDTRFVLDPAIDSKSDYEITTPAEFTFGASYILNNLTVSANATMIDYSSAKFKSGFDLIGLDNKNSDIKSMFRSVVNLNAGFEYVLSSTNLAIRGGFILMRSPFRDDPTEYDKKFLTVGIGIHLTNSITVDGAYAYGWWKDYGDNYGSGLSRTYQDIKNQNIITSLKYNF, from the coding sequence ATGAAAATCTTATTTAAAATTATTTTTGCCATCGGTATTATTCTAGTCTTCTCTGATATAACGATAGCACAAAATTACAATGATGTTTTCAGATTAAGTGAATCGGGAATAGTTCTTGGTGCAAGATCATTAGGAATGGGTAATGCATACACCGCTGCCGGTAATGATTTATCAGCAACGATGTTCAATCCGGCTGGTTTGGCATTAATTAAAAAAGCCGAACTATATACAGGATATAATTATAATAACTACGATAATAGTGTTGGATTCTTTGACAAGAATTCTCAATTATCAAATAGTATTTCAAAGTTAGGACAATTTGGTGTTGCACTTCCGATGCCCACTATACAAGGAAGTTTTGTTCTAGGTTTTGGTTATACTCAAGTAAAAGATTTTAATGGAACATTGGGATTTAATGCTTTCAATTCAGGTGCCAATTCTTACATCCAGGATCTCACGTATTCTCCTTACATGGCAGATCGAGATATTGCATTTAAGCTTGCACTTAGTTACCCGTTGTACTCCAATAACGGTACTTATCTAAGAGATACAACTCGAATCAACGGTAAATTGAATCAACGCGGGAATATTTTACAAGATGGTTCACTAAATGCCTGGTCATTTTCAGCAGCAATTGAAGTTGAGAAAGATATTTTTATTGGAGCTACCATTAATCTTTACTCCGGAAACTTTAATAAGAATAGAGATTACAGTGAAGAGGACGTAAATAATATTTATCCGGCATCGGTTTTATTAGACCCAAGCGAACCAGTTTCGGCTGATTTTAAATCATTTACATTACACGATAGAATCTCTTGGGATATTTCCGGTTCTGGATTTAATATCGGTGGTCTAATGAAAATGAATAAGAACTTAAATATTGCGGCTAACATTAAATTCTCAAAAACATTTACAGTAAAAGAAACTTATTATGTTAATGGCACGAGTTATTTTGGACTTGATACAAGATTTGTTTTAGACCCGGCAATTGATTCAAAAAGCGATTATGAAATTACTACTCCTGCGGAATTCACTTTTGGCGCTTCTTATATACTGAATAATTTAACCGTAAGTGCTAACGCAACAATGATTGATTACAGCAGCGCAAAATTTAAATCCGGGTTTGATTTAATTGGTTTAGATAATAAAAATTCTGATATAAAATCAATGTTCAGATCGGTTGTTAATTTAAATGCGGGATTTGAATATGTGCTTTCTTCTACTAACCTTGCTATTAGAGGCGGATTTATTCTAATGCGTTCACCATTCAGAGATGATCCAACTGAGTATGATAAAAAATTTCTAACAGTTGGAATTGGTATCCATCTCACAAATTCCATAACAGTTGATGGTGCGTATGCATATGGTTGGTGGAAAGATTATGGCGACAATTATGGCAGCGGATTATCGCGCACATATCAGGACATAAAAAATCAAAACATTATTACTTCATTGAAATATAATTTCTAA
- the cysS gene encoding cysteine--tRNA ligase, protein MMKIYNTFTKTKEEFQPINPPNVTMYMCGPTVYNYFHIGNARSFVMADIVRRYLEFKGFDVKFTMNITDVDDNIIKKSNEEKKSTTDVAGFYTEAFFEDVKRLKIKTASIYPKATLHILEMIDVIKELEKKGFAYNVNGNVFYDVSKFSNYGKLSGKNTEDLESGARVDVNEEKRNPLDFALWKKAKEGEPSWDSPWGKGRPGWHIECSAMSTKHLGKSIDIHAGGNDLIFPHHENEIAQSEACFGQKFVKYWLHFGFLNIQNEKMSKSLGNFFTAREVLDKYPAEAIRLFFAQTNYGGPLNFSDELLNSAQKGYEKILNLAKKIEREIKLDTKSGVIPEFDLKKYYSDFEKVMDDDFNSPQAVAVIFNFIRAANKIIAGNNNIDSTFYHGLKKFLKDTAENVLGIIHLDDLTNELNSDIDNNQIELLIKKRDIAKKEKNFALADQIRTELTNLGIILQDSKTGTTFKKINLK, encoded by the coding sequence ATGATGAAGATTTATAATACTTTTACCAAAACAAAGGAAGAATTCCAGCCAATCAACCCTCCAAACGTAACGATGTACATGTGCGGGCCCACGGTTTATAATTACTTCCATATAGGAAATGCAAGATCATTTGTAATGGCGGATATTGTTCGGAGATATCTCGAGTTCAAGGGATTTGATGTAAAATTCACTATGAATATTACAGACGTTGATGATAATATTATCAAAAAATCTAATGAAGAGAAAAAATCCACAACGGATGTTGCTGGTTTTTATACTGAAGCATTTTTCGAAGATGTAAAAAGACTGAAAATTAAAACAGCTAGTATTTATCCTAAAGCAACTTTACACATTTTAGAAATGATAGATGTTATTAAAGAATTAGAGAAAAAAGGATTTGCTTATAATGTAAACGGAAATGTGTTTTATGATGTTTCAAAATTTTCAAATTATGGAAAACTTAGCGGTAAGAATACGGAGGATTTAGAATCAGGCGCACGCGTTGATGTGAATGAAGAAAAACGAAACCCGCTCGATTTCGCTCTATGGAAAAAAGCAAAAGAAGGGGAACCAAGCTGGGATAGTCCTTGGGGAAAAGGAAGACCAGGTTGGCATATTGAATGTTCAGCCATGAGCACAAAGCATTTAGGCAAATCAATTGATATTCATGCTGGGGGAAATGATTTGATATTTCCACATCATGAAAATGAAATTGCTCAGAGTGAAGCTTGCTTTGGACAAAAATTTGTTAAATACTGGCTGCATTTTGGATTCTTAAATATTCAGAATGAAAAAATGTCTAAATCACTTGGAAATTTTTTTACTGCGCGTGAAGTTCTGGATAAATATCCCGCCGAAGCTATTCGATTATTTTTTGCTCAAACTAATTATGGTGGACCACTAAATTTTAGCGATGAATTATTGAATTCAGCTCAAAAAGGTTATGAGAAAATACTTAACCTTGCTAAAAAAATTGAGCGGGAAATAAAGCTTGATACTAAAAGTGGAGTTATTCCTGAATTTGATCTAAAAAAATATTACTCTGATTTTGAAAAGGTAATGGATGATGATTTTAATTCACCTCAAGCTGTTGCGGTTATTTTTAATTTTATCAGAGCGGCTAATAAAATAATTGCTGGGAATAATAATATTGATTCGACTTTCTATCATGGACTGAAAAAATTTCTTAAGGATACTGCAGAGAATGTATTAGGGATAATTCATCTTGATGATTTGACTAACGAATTAAATTCGGATATCGATAACAATCAAATAGAATTGTTAATCAAAAAAAGAGATATAGCTAAAAAAGAAAAAAACTTTGCTCTTGCAGACCAAATAAGAACAGAATTAACTAATTTAGGCATCATACTCCAGGATAGTAAAACTGGTACTACTTTTAAGAAAATAAATCTGAAATAG
- a CDS encoding RluA family pseudouridine synthase, translated as MSKIINEKKFKIDVPDGKKKERIDVFLANSIENATRSRIQKLIRANCVLVNGKVIKANYLICPKDIVEVTIPTSPRPEKNEAEDIPLDIIYEDENLLVVNKAAGMVAHPSLGNYTGTLVNALLHHTKKLSALNEPGRPGIVHRIDKDTSGLLLIAKDEWTHAKLAKQFYDHSIDREYWAVCWGLFKNKKGEVIGNIVRSTKDRKIFTVSESEGKHAHTFYEVIEEFEFASLIKLKLKTGRTHQIRVHMLHIKHPIFGDPTYGGRIIVYGSALPKIKARVDNLLEIMKRQALHAKTLGFIHPQTKEKVFLDSELPEDFEKLLRKLRP; from the coding sequence ATGTCGAAAATTATAAACGAGAAGAAATTCAAAATTGATGTTCCTGATGGTAAGAAAAAAGAACGCATTGATGTTTTTCTAGCCAATTCAATAGAGAATGCCACCCGCTCGCGAATCCAAAAATTAATTAGAGCAAATTGTGTTTTAGTAAATGGGAAAGTTATTAAAGCTAACTATCTCATTTGCCCAAAAGACATAGTAGAAGTTACAATTCCCACATCGCCACGTCCTGAAAAAAATGAAGCTGAAGATATTCCGCTCGATATAATTTATGAAGATGAAAATCTTTTAGTAGTCAATAAAGCAGCAGGAATGGTTGCACATCCTTCTTTGGGAAATTACACAGGCACACTTGTTAATGCGCTTCTTCATCATACAAAAAAGCTAAGCGCACTTAACGAACCTGGACGTCCGGGAATTGTCCACAGGATAGATAAGGATACAAGCGGACTACTTCTAATTGCAAAAGATGAATGGACCCACGCTAAACTAGCAAAACAATTTTATGATCATTCTATTGATCGCGAATATTGGGCTGTATGCTGGGGCTTGTTTAAGAACAAGAAGGGTGAAGTTATCGGAAACATTGTCCGTTCTACAAAGGATCGAAAAATTTTTACTGTTAGTGAATCTGAAGGCAAGCATGCACATACTTTTTATGAAGTAATTGAAGAATTTGAATTTGCATCTCTAATTAAATTAAAATTGAAAACCGGGAGAACTCATCAGATTCGTGTTCATATGTTGCATATTAAGCATCCAATCTTTGGCGATCCGACATACGGAGGAAGAATAATAGTTTACGGATCTGCTTTGCCAAAAATAAAAGCCCGAGTTGATAATTTATTGGAGATCATGAAACGGCAAGCTCTTCATGCTAAAACGCTTGGTTTTATTCATCCGCAAACAAAAGAAAAAGTTTTTTTAGATTCAGAACTACCGGAAGATTTTGAAAAACTTTTAAGAAAGTTACGCCCGTAA
- a CDS encoding conjugal transfer protein TraR, which produces MTTKKINKKTAKKSTAKKKSIKKPVRKLKKINKVKSAKPKTALKKKLKVQKVSKSRKHVEVISPTKKVRKIQGYSKKDLEEFKKIIFDKRNEIIEQLQSLKDQMMDPTTGQYVNESSPYSLHMAEQGTDAMEREKLYLWAQRENKFLGYLDDALQRIDNGTYGICIECIDEPQNLCPTCPLIPKDRLVAVPHTQHCLQVKQKMKSM; this is translated from the coding sequence ATGACTACTAAAAAGATTAATAAAAAAACCGCAAAAAAATCCACCGCTAAAAAGAAATCAATTAAAAAGCCGGTGAGAAAACTAAAGAAAATAAATAAGGTGAAATCTGCTAAACCAAAAACAGCACTTAAAAAGAAATTGAAAGTTCAGAAAGTATCCAAATCTCGTAAACATGTGGAAGTTATTTCCCCAACAAAAAAAGTTAGAAAGATTCAGGGTTATTCAAAAAAAGATTTAGAAGAGTTTAAGAAAATAATTTTTGATAAGAGAAATGAGATCATTGAACAACTGCAATCGCTGAAAGACCAAATGATGGATCCAACTACTGGTCAATATGTAAATGAAAGTTCACCCTACTCACTGCATATGGCTGAACAAGGAACTGACGCGATGGAACGAGAAAAACTTTATTTGTGGGCGCAGAGAGAAAATAAATTTCTTGGTTATTTAGATGACGCACTTCAACGTATTGATAATGGAACATATGGGATCTGCATTGAATGTATTGATGAACCGCAGAATCTTTGTCCGACATGTCCGCTTATACCGAAAGACAGACTTGTAGCGGTGCCGCATACTCAGCACTGTTTGCAAGTAAAGCAAAAAATGAAATCAATGTAA
- a CDS encoding T9SS type A sorting domain-containing protein — MQRKITTLFFVLTLLSVTLHAQTNVTLSLNPYGVTPYMVSLSTTDIYDFRYTGLTNVGIGTKVYLQAIEVGTKGTKAKISTAATWTVSRKPSGSTAAIGTTKDKQNDSTQVAYFTADLAGTYSVTFTDGSLTQTVVFNAAKYLGYKNTVINGVDTKLSCSTCHPGKVTSFEGTLHSSMFTRAMSATPGLSGPTDHYSASCIKCHTTGYDDNPTAKNDGFDDLTFTYPTVLTTTTYNTLVTQFPDAMKRGNIQCEACHGPASAHLGNTSDERMVATFNDDVCAFCHESGTNHIVSRQFRAAAHSNNTLANGTVVNESGSGRESCVRCHTGKGFAQYVDGVSTTDPYFDANNYPISCVACHDPHDATNVRQLRKVTATIYGPNPTTPGGTPIEVNVTGAGMGTTCFNCHHAREEANNNVANMIAGTTTRIGPHYGVQGDILMSSNLLELGGVKLATSFHFDYTADACVKCHMYNFNSRIDVNKNLILSGGHTFRMSDPNGVDNMDVCATCHGSTLGTSFSDVKFFFNGNGDNDNNGIVQGLQDEVKGMIAKIYAALPQSGGKVASPSKTWTPTQLKAYWNAKAVESDASFGIHNPKYIVSGLKGAMVSLGIATAVEKEEAIPTQYVMYQNYPNPFNPTTNIKFALPNNGHVKLTVFDALGREVETLVNNELVAGTHTIEWKAKNMASGVYLYRIEANNFVKVNKMLLVK; from the coding sequence ATGCAAAGAAAAATTACAACTCTATTTTTCGTTCTTACCCTTCTATCAGTAACACTGCATGCTCAAACTAACGTTACACTTTCATTAAATCCGTACGGTGTAACTCCTTACATGGTTTCACTTTCAACAACTGATATCTATGATTTTAGGTATACAGGTTTGACAAATGTGGGTATTGGTACTAAAGTATATTTACAAGCTATTGAAGTTGGAACTAAAGGGACGAAAGCAAAAATTAGTACAGCGGCAACATGGACGGTATCACGTAAACCTTCCGGTTCCACTGCAGCAATTGGTACAACGAAAGATAAACAAAACGATTCTACACAAGTTGCATATTTTACAGCTGATCTTGCTGGTACTTATTCTGTTACTTTTACAGATGGTAGTTTAACACAAACAGTTGTATTCAATGCTGCTAAATATCTTGGTTATAAGAATACTGTAATAAATGGTGTTGATACAAAATTAAGCTGCAGTACTTGTCATCCTGGTAAAGTAACTTCTTTTGAAGGAACTTTACACTCATCTATGTTCACAAGAGCAATGAGTGCAACTCCTGGACTCAGTGGTCCTACAGATCATTACAGTGCATCCTGTATTAAATGCCATACAACAGGTTACGACGATAACCCAACTGCTAAGAACGATGGATTTGATGATTTAACTTTTACATATCCTACTGTACTAACAACTACAACATATAATACTCTGGTTACACAATTTCCTGATGCAATGAAGAGGGGTAACATTCAATGTGAAGCTTGTCATGGTCCTGCAAGTGCTCACTTAGGAAATACAAGCGATGAAAGAATGGTTGCAACATTTAATGATGATGTTTGTGCATTTTGCCATGAATCTGGAACTAATCACATTGTATCAAGACAATTTAGAGCTGCTGCTCACTCCAATAATACATTGGCTAATGGTACTGTAGTTAATGAAAGTGGTTCTGGCCGTGAATCTTGCGTAAGATGCCATACAGGCAAAGGTTTCGCTCAATATGTTGATGGCGTTTCAACGACCGATCCTTATTTTGATGCAAACAATTATCCAATCTCCTGCGTTGCATGTCACGATCCTCACGATGCAACTAATGTCAGACAACTAAGAAAAGTTACAGCAACTATTTATGGACCAAATCCAACCACACCTGGCGGTACACCAATCGAAGTGAATGTTACAGGAGCTGGTATGGGTACAACATGTTTCAACTGCCATCATGCTAGAGAAGAAGCTAATAATAATGTTGCTAATATGATTGCTGGTACAACCACACGTATAGGGCCTCATTATGGTGTACAAGGTGATATATTAATGAGCAGCAACTTGTTAGAATTGGGTGGTGTTAAATTAGCAACGTCTTTCCATTTTGATTATACAGCTGATGCTTGCGTTAAATGTCACATGTATAATTTTAATAGTAGAATTGATGTAAATAAAAATTTAATTCTGAGCGGCGGACATACATTTAGGATGAGTGATCCAAATGGTGTAGATAATATGGACGTATGTGCAACATGTCATGGATCAACATTGGGTACTTCATTTTCAGATGTAAAGTTTTTCTTTAATGGTAACGGTGATAATGATAATAACGGTATTGTTCAAGGATTACAAGATGAAGTAAAAGGTATGATTGCTAAAATTTATGCAGCATTACCTCAAAGTGGTGGAAAGGTTGCAAGTCCAAGCAAAACATGGACACCAACACAATTGAAAGCTTATTGGAATGCTAAAGCAGTTGAATCTGATGCAAGTTTTGGAATCCATAATCCAAAATATATTGTTTCTGGCTTAAAAGGAGCTATGGTTTCATTAGGTATTGCAACAGCTGTTGAGAAAGAAGAAGCTATTCCAACACAGTATGTTATGTATCAAAATTATCCGAACCCATTCAACCCAACAACTAATATTAAATTTGCTTTACCAAACAACGGACATGTTAAGTTAACTGTCTTTGATGCACTTGGTAGAGAAGTTGAAACTTTGGTTAATAATGAATTAGTTGCAGGTACACATACAATCGAATGGAAAGCAAAAAATATGGCTTCGGGTGTTTATCTCTATCGTATCGAAGCTAATAATTTTGTTAAAGTTAACAAGATGCTTCTCGTTAAATAA
- the lspA gene encoding signal peptidase II, whose product MRVLFVSLSIVIADQLSKFFVKGGTIPLLNLHVNGMSYGGSVNVIGDFFKLTFVENPGIAFGIDVNGVSKLLLSLFTLLASLGVFYYLWKSKEQKLIIRLALAFILGGAIGNLIDRTFYGLFYGYAPLFYGKVVDFFNMDFFDFTIFGRTYDRFPIFNIADSSVTIGVALLLLFHRTPTVDAKGVESETIDTTLNNNLTIPEKNKEINNSEATNSSLSENNKNNVENYKREEIQN is encoded by the coding sequence TTGAGAGTATTATTCGTTTCGTTGTCCATTGTAATAGCCGATCAATTATCAAAATTTTTTGTTAAAGGGGGAACAATCCCTTTGCTTAATCTTCACGTTAACGGGATGAGTTATGGGGGAAGCGTTAACGTAATTGGGGATTTTTTCAAACTAACTTTTGTAGAAAATCCCGGCATCGCATTTGGGATTGATGTTAACGGAGTATCAAAATTATTATTATCACTTTTTACTCTACTGGCAAGCCTCGGTGTTTTTTATTATTTGTGGAAATCGAAAGAACAAAAATTAATTATCCGTCTTGCCCTTGCTTTTATTCTGGGTGGTGCGATCGGTAATTTAATTGATAGAACTTTTTACGGACTATTTTACGGTTATGCACCTTTATTTTACGGGAAGGTTGTTGATTTTTTCAATATGGACTTTTTTGATTTTACTATTTTCGGAAGGACTTATGATCGTTTTCCAATATTTAATATTGCAGATTCTTCTGTAACTATTGGTGTAGCACTGCTTTTATTATTTCATCGAACGCCTACTGTTGATGCTAAGGGAGTAGAATCAGAGACAATTGATACAACATTGAATAATAATTTGACCATTCCGGAAAAGAATAAAGAGATTAACAATTCAGAAGCAACTAATTCTTCTTTGAGCGAAAACAATAAGAATAATGTCGAAAATTATAAACGAGAAGAAATTCAAAATTGA